The window TAACGGACAAAGCAACCAGGTCTGCCATACAATATGAACAAATTCAATTTTTGCCGCTCCCATAGAGGTCATGGCCATACTGACAAGAAATTCTCCTAGAAGATTCGAAGCCAGAACTCCAAGAATGATTCCCGCTACCAGTACCAACAGTGTACCTGCCATATATTGATGACTAATTTGCATTGAAGTTAATCCCAAACTTCGCATGATGGCAATCTGGGACATATCTTTTGAGAGTAACATTCGAAGGAATAATGCCGTGATTAATATAGCTATGATGATCGCGATTGAGATTCCGGCTATTACTACGGTACCCATCTGCGCTATGATATTTCCAAGCGTCTGCTGCGTATATTCTTTGATATCATTTACCTGTGCAGTACTATAAACATTCTGGTAATAGTCCAATTTTTCACGAATATCAACACCTTCAGCCAAATCCATACTCACAATGTACCAAAGAACGGCCTCTTCATTTATCCCAAGACTCGTATGCGCCTTTGCTGTTTTGCCCCCGTTTGTAATATCCTGATAAATACCCGTAACTGTTAATGTCCGTTCTTCCCCACCTACCTTGACGGTTACTTCATCTCCTACTCGCTTATTTAATCCGTCTTTTGCGGCATTGGCGAAGGAAAGCGAGATTTCTCCTTCCCCCTCTGGTGCTCTGCCTTCCAAATAGTTTAATGGAAATACAGTAAAATCCCCGATTTCAATATTAATATAGTTCCAGGAACCATCGTCATTCTTAACTTGGTAGGAACTTGTTACGTAGGTTGCAAACTTTTCAATATCATTATCATTTTCTAAATCTTCCTGCAGTTTTATAAAATCTTCCGCAATACGATCGGTTCTTCGAAGATCGATTCGCACATCGTGTTTTCCTATTCCCATATAGGAGGAAAACTCTGGTGAACTTAGGGTGTTATAAATATTTACTGGAAGTATGACAATGAACGTACATACAATAAAAATAACAAACAGCAGCCTATATAATTTGAAACGTTTCCACACATCCACAAGCCCCATGTAAATATTCGTGCTGAAGAATTTGTTCTTTATCAATTGGAAACTATGTTTTCTGTTCTTTCCGCTATCTATAGAGTCTCCCCTTAATGCATCCACCGCGGAAATTTTATCAATTTTTTTCAGTACTCGCTTGCAGTACATCACAATCATGAAATATACGAGTAGTGGAGCAATAAGCGATGATAAGTATTTTAAATTTCCTGATAAATCGGAAGAAATATATAGCCTAATATTTCCGTTTAACAGATTTATCGTTGCAAAGGAAAGCAGATAACCCATCGTACCGGCTACTAATGACATGGCCCGGTATTTATTAAGATATACCTTCTTTATGTCCTCTTTGGATATTCCTATTGCTTTCATAACACCGATTTCTCTTAGATCTTCATCTATCGTTGCCACAAATATAAGCCTGATACAGAGCAAAGCTATGATGATTAGCAAAATACTGATAAGAATTATGACCATTGCAACTGCAACATCTGACATAGCATTAAACAACAGAAACATCTTTCCTCCGATTGTAGGACCGTTTGCCGGAAGACCTGCCTCGATATATGCTGTCTGAACAGTATCAACATCTCCGTTTTCATTCATTTTGAATTCAATCAAGTATTCCATTCCCCCTGGTCCCATCACAAACATGTCATAAAAGTCATTATAATTAGTAACAAATCTTTTGGAGGAAGTAAGGGAAGAGTTCATTTCAAAATCTCTTGCATAATCTGAAATGACAAACTCTTTTTCATACCCATTGCTTTTCACTGTAATCGTATCACCTATTTTTAAGTCATACTGTTCCATGAAATAGATGGGCACAGCTACGAACCCTTCCTTAACATCCAGCTTTTCATTGTCCAGGTTCAATATAAAGTCAAATTTACTATTCTGAACAACAAATGAAATATCCTGTATCGTGCCGGCCAATGTTTGATTTTGACCAATATGAATATTGCTTCCATCTACATTTTGGAGAATCATCGTCTCCTGCATCGCTATATGTTCACGGTATTGAGCAGTGAATTGGTCAATTGCAGCCTGGTCATATTCTCCGGTATGCATCTGCGCGATATCAGCTGGTACTGCACGTTCCTCCAGTTT is drawn from Lysinibacillus sp. SGAir0095 and contains these coding sequences:
- a CDS encoding FtsX-like permease family protein, yielding MFLKIVKNDFIRNKISTISVLLFITMAVTLATSAVNNMTTLIQSMSKLEERAVPADIAQMHTGEYDQAAIDQFTAQYREHIAMQETMILQNVDGSNIHIGQNQTLAGTIQDISFVVQNSKFDFILNLDNEKLDVKEGFVAVPIYFMEQYDLKIGDTITVKSNGYEKEFVISDYARDFEMNSSLTSSKRFVTNYNDFYDMFVMGPGGMEYLIEFKMNENGDVDTVQTAYIEAGLPANGPTIGGKMFLLFNAMSDVAVAMVIILISILLIIIALLCIRLIFVATIDEDLREIGVMKAIGISKEDIKKVYLNKYRAMSLVAGTMGYLLSFATINLLNGNIRLYISSDLSGNLKYLSSLIAPLLVYFMIVMYCKRVLKKIDKISAVDALRGDSIDSGKNRKHSFQLIKNKFFSTNIYMGLVDVWKRFKLYRLLFVIFIVCTFIVILPVNIYNTLSSPEFSSYMGIGKHDVRIDLRRTDRIAEDFIKLQEDLENDNDIEKFATYVTSSYQVKNDDGSWNYINIEIGDFTVFPLNYLEGRAPEGEGEISLSFANAAKDGLNKRVGDEVTVKVGGEERTLTVTGIYQDITNGGKTAKAHTSLGINEEAVLWYIVSMDLAEGVDIREKLDYYQNVYSTAQVNDIKEYTQQTLGNIIAQMGTVVIAGISIAIIIAILITALFLRMLLSKDMSQIAIMRSLGLTSMQISHQYMAGTLLVLVAGIILGVLASNLLGEFLVSMAMTSMGAAKIEFVHIVWQTWLLCPLVLIVVVGLTILMSCKVAIKKDLSVLLRS